In Nitrosarchaeum koreense MY1, one genomic interval encodes:
- a CDS encoding DUF2299 family protein encodes MGTSRMRDNVERWLIHEGLSFEDMKNTENTFQILVKHAGKYGIPAEIFEPKSQPGVIVIGAKVIMKDNQISRYLGFTEDEKEKFERRIAEYCNSIQAINRIVTEDGKQKVGVFVVLDDKDNINQQTVLDALNRVSELHEKTSRFLMKTF; translated from the coding sequence ATGGGCACCTCAAGAATGCGAGATAATGTGGAAAGATGGTTAATTCATGAAGGTCTCTCATTTGAGGATATGAAAAATACCGAAAATACATTTCAAATCCTAGTAAAGCATGCAGGAAAATACGGAATTCCTGCGGAGATTTTTGAGCCAAAATCTCAACCAGGAGTAATTGTCATAGGAGCAAAAGTGATAATGAAAGATAACCAAATTTCAAGATACTTGGGATTTACAGAAGATGAAAAAGAAAAATTTGAGAGAAGAATTGCAGAATATTGCAATTCAATACAGGCAATTAATAGAATTGTTACCGAAGATGGTAAGCAAAAGGTAGGGGTATTTGTCGTATTGGATGACAAAGACAACATAAACCAGCAAACTGTTCTAGATGCGCTAAACAGAGTATCGGAATTGCATGAAAAAACATCTAGGTTTTTGATGAAAACTTTCTAG
- a CDS encoding 50S ribosomal protein L6, with amino-acid sequence MSTEQIEKFQEVVDIPAGVKVTLKKNMMHFEGPLGKTHKNFRNIPVNIEIKEGKVILKSQGYRKRDYSILHTARSVIRNLCEGLVVGYTIKMKIAFAHFPITVKVQDRTVLIENFQGERSSRITKIIGNTKVVPKGEDVILTGEVWNHITQTAANIELRSKVKDKDHRVFLDGVYVYEKKKGIEK; translated from the coding sequence ATGTCTACTGAGCAAATTGAAAAATTCCAAGAAGTGGTAGATATACCAGCAGGGGTTAAAGTAACATTAAAGAAAAACATGATGCATTTTGAAGGCCCACTAGGTAAAACTCACAAAAACTTTAGAAACATTCCAGTAAACATTGAAATCAAAGAAGGCAAAGTCATACTAAAATCACAAGGATATAGAAAAAGAGACTATTCCATACTCCATACTGCAAGATCAGTCATCAGAAATCTTTGCGAAGGTTTGGTAGTTGGATATACAATTAAAATGAAAATAGCATTTGCACACTTTCCAATTACAGTAAAGGTACAAGACAGAACTGTTTTAATTGAAAACTTCCAAGGGGAGAGATCATCTAGAATTACAAAAATCATAGGAAACACAAAAGTAGTTCCAAAAGGCGAAGATGTAATTTTAACAGGAGAGGTATGGAATCACATTACTCAAACAGCTGCAAACATCGAGCTTCGCAGTAAAGTAAAAGACAAAGATCACAGAGTCTTCTTAGATGGCGTTTACGTATATGAGAAGAAAAAAGGAATAGAAAAGTAA
- a CDS encoding 30S ribosomal protein S8 gives MPAQNILANLFVTLYNNEARRKSDCIILPTSKLGIEVLKTLQKDGYIGEFEHIDDKRGGKFKIELLAKITKCGAISPRFKVKNTEYNDWEQQYLPAYNRGMLLVTTNQGVMSHHDAVNKGLGGFLIGYVY, from the coding sequence ATGCCAGCACAGAACATCTTAGCAAATCTATTTGTAACTTTATACAATAATGAAGCAAGAAGAAAAAGCGATTGCATAATTCTTCCAACTTCAAAGTTAGGAATTGAAGTACTCAAAACACTTCAGAAAGATGGATACATTGGAGAGTTTGAACATATTGACGATAAAAGAGGCGGAAAATTCAAAATCGAATTATTAGCAAAAATTACAAAATGTGGTGCAATTTCACCAAGATTCAAAGTAAAAAATACAGAGTATAATGATTGGGAACAACAATACTTGCCAGCTTACAACAGAGGAATGCTACTAGTAACAACAAATCAAGGAGTCATGTCACATCATGATGCCGTAAACAAAGGATTGGGAGGATTTTTGATAGGATATGTCTACTGA
- a CDS encoding 30S ribosomal protein S14 produces MAKDRSYEATGRKKHDFGRGSKWCKRCGDYTAVIQKYELMLCRRCFREVATSLGFRKNM; encoded by the coding sequence ATGGCAAAAGATAGATCATACGAAGCAACTGGAAGAAAGAAACACGATTTTGGAAGAGGTTCCAAATGGTGTAAACGATGTGGAGATTATACAGCTGTAATTCAAAAATATGAGTTAATGTTATGCAGACGATGCTTTAGAGAAGTAGCAACATCTTTAGGTTTTAGGAAAAATATGTGA
- a CDS encoding 50S ribosomal protein L5, with the protein MSQVTESPMKKITLEKVVLNMGLGKSGDIIVVAKKALDHISGKKSSAREAKETQREWGVRQGEPIGVAVTVRGQDARDLLKRLLDAKANQINGKSFDNFGNFSFGIKEHIDIPGVKYDPQVGILGLGISVTLTRPGYGIRKRSKHKASVGKSHTIKSQEAKDYLVKEFGVTIV; encoded by the coding sequence ATGTCCCAAGTAACAGAATCCCCAATGAAGAAAATAACTTTAGAAAAAGTTGTCCTAAACATGGGTTTAGGAAAATCGGGCGATATTATTGTAGTAGCAAAAAAAGCACTGGATCATATCTCAGGTAAAAAATCATCTGCACGTGAGGCAAAAGAAACACAAAGAGAATGGGGAGTTAGACAAGGAGAACCAATAGGAGTTGCAGTTACAGTAAGAGGACAAGATGCACGTGATTTGTTAAAACGATTACTTGATGCAAAAGCTAATCAGATAAACGGTAAATCATTTGATAATTTTGGAAACTTTTCATTTGGAATTAAAGAACACATCGATATACCAGGAGTAAAATATGATCCACAAGTTGGAATTTTAGGTCTAGGAATTTCAGTGACTTTAACAAGACCAGGATATGGAATTAGAAAAAGAAGCAAACACAAAGCAAGTGTTGGAAAATCACACACGATTAAAAGTCAGGAAGCAAAGGATTATCTAGTAAAGGAGTTTGGAGTCACGATAGTATAA
- a CDS encoding 30S ribosomal protein S4e: MVSISGSKKLKRQMAPQFWGIKRKDKRFVITVRPGPHKKEYSVPTAVFLRDVLKIVTTLREAKAAIYSGKVKIDGVVRKSLHHAIGLMDVVELENVPEVYRLVPMEGKLLKPLQIKESEKTKKLVRVTSKTTISKGRMQIGFHDGRSTISDIKVNVGDTCLIQIPDQKILEVIKLEKGAHVLVTRGINAGQMGTIETIEEGTYILPKRVVLVLGDRKIEIPTDIILVVGKQEPLIQIK, encoded by the coding sequence ATGGTCAGCATATCTGGAAGTAAAAAACTCAAAAGACAAATGGCCCCTCAATTCTGGGGAATTAAGAGAAAAGACAAACGATTTGTAATTACAGTCAGACCAGGACCACATAAAAAAGAATATTCAGTACCAACTGCAGTATTTCTAAGAGACGTATTAAAAATTGTAACAACATTAAGAGAGGCAAAGGCAGCAATCTATTCTGGCAAAGTGAAAATCGACGGAGTTGTTAGAAAATCACTTCATCATGCAATTGGATTGATGGATGTTGTAGAATTAGAAAATGTTCCAGAAGTTTATCGTCTAGTTCCAATGGAAGGAAAATTACTAAAACCATTACAGATTAAAGAGTCAGAAAAAACAAAAAAACTAGTCAGAGTTACAAGTAAAACAACAATTAGCAAAGGCAGAATGCAAATAGGATTTCATGACGGCCGTTCGACAATTTCAGATATCAAGGTAAATGTCGGAGACACGTGTTTAATTCAAATTCCAGATCAAAAAATTCTTGAAGTTATAAAATTGGAAAAAGGTGCACATGTTTTGGTTACTCGCGGTATTAACGCAGGACAGATGGGAACAATCGAAACCATTGAAGAAGGAACTTACATTTTACCTAAACGTGTAGTGCTAGTTTTAGGCGATAGAAAGATCGAAATTCCAACAGATATCATACTAGTAGTAGGAAAACAGGAGCCTCTAATTCAAATAAAGTGA
- the rplX gene encoding 50S ribosomal protein L24, with the protein MKPTKMRNSLIYKATFHTRSKQLGSQLSDDLRKKYGKKSVRVIEGDSIKIVRGEFKGVDGKVSKVSTKKSSVAIEGVKKEKTKGDKFDVYIHTSNLVVTGLNTDDKWRISKLEGKKPTEKPKAVEKTKKEEATKETLVPKKGKKEVEK; encoded by the coding sequence ATGAAACCAACAAAAATGCGTAACAGTTTGATCTACAAGGCAACATTTCATACTAGAAGCAAACAGCTTGGAAGTCAATTATCAGATGATCTTCGTAAAAAATATGGTAAAAAAAGCGTCAGAGTAATCGAAGGAGATAGCATAAAAATTGTAAGAGGAGAGTTCAAAGGAGTAGATGGAAAAGTATCCAAAGTTTCCACTAAGAAAAGCAGTGTAGCTATAGAAGGAGTTAAAAAAGAAAAGACAAAAGGAGACAAATTTGACGTCTACATACACACATCAAACCTTGTAGTTACAGGATTAAACACAGACGATAAATGGAGAATTTCAAAATTAGAAGGCAAAAAACCAACTGAAAAACCAAAAGCAGTGGAAAAAACAAAGAAAGAAGAGGCAACTAAAGAAACATTAGTACCTAAAAAAGGAAAAAAGGAAGTTGAAAAATAA
- a CDS encoding 50S ribosomal protein L14 — protein MAKQAGKGVSEFRPRVTKAIPIGAQIVCADNTGAKILEIVMVQRHHTRHAQLAAASVGDFCNVVVKKGPAELRKQVYGAVIIRQKYAVRRLNGVRVCFEDNAAVLITPEGEVKGTDIKGPVAAEASEKWPRVANLASMVV, from the coding sequence ATGGCAAAACAAGCAGGTAAAGGAGTATCAGAATTTCGTCCTCGAGTAACAAAAGCAATTCCAATAGGAGCACAAATAGTATGTGCGGACAATACAGGTGCAAAAATTTTAGAGATTGTTATGGTACAAAGACATCATACAAGACATGCACAATTAGCAGCTGCATCAGTTGGAGACTTTTGCAATGTTGTTGTAAAAAAAGGTCCTGCAGAATTAAGAAAGCAGGTGTATGGTGCAGTTATAATTAGACAGAAATATGCAGTTCGCAGATTAAATGGCGTAAGAGTGTGCTTTGAAGACAATGCAGCAGTGTTGATTACTCCAGAAGGAGAAGTCAAAGGAACTGACATCAAAGGACCGGTTGCAGCAGAAGCTTCAGAAAAATGGCCAAGAGTAGCTAATTTGGCATCAATGGTGGTATAA
- a CDS encoding 30S ribosomal protein S17 — translation MTLNIGLKVKAPSRECTDAHCPFHGKLSVRGKLFDGKVTSNKAKQTITLQKESPIYYLKFKRYARSKNTIHAHVPECIDVQTGDHVLTAECRPISKSVSYVVVEVKA, via the coding sequence TTGACATTAAACATTGGATTAAAAGTAAAGGCACCAAGCAGAGAATGCACAGACGCACATTGTCCATTTCATGGAAAGCTATCAGTTAGAGGAAAATTATTTGATGGTAAAGTTACAAGCAACAAAGCAAAACAGACAATCACATTACAAAAAGAATCACCAATTTACTATCTAAAATTCAAAAGATATGCAAGAAGTAAAAACACAATCCATGCACATGTACCAGAATGCATCGATGTTCAAACCGGTGATCATGTATTGACTGCAGAATGTAGACCAATATCAAAATCAGTATCATATGTAGTAGTAGAGGTTAAAGCATAA
- a CDS encoding ribonuclease P protein component 1, whose translation MITEQNITSHELIGLHTEITESSNSQIIGLNGTITDETKSMIIMDTKNGTKMIAKSNNSWKFTLDGKDIIVNGMQIAKRSFDRIGGRA comes from the coding sequence ATGATCACAGAGCAAAACATAACATCACATGAATTAATTGGATTACACACAGAGATCACTGAATCATCTAATTCACAAATTATAGGATTAAATGGAACAATTACAGATGAAACAAAATCAATGATAATAATGGACACCAAAAATGGAACTAAAATGATTGCAAAATCTAACAATAGTTGGAAATTTACCTTAGACGGTAAAGATATTATTGTAAACGGTATGCAAATTGCAAAAAGATCATTTGACAGAATAGGAGGAAGGGCTTGA
- the rpmC gene encoding 50S ribosomal protein L29, which produces MTRLSMKTIRELNEKDLKSKIQETRSELAKLRVDGSKGTLRKESGKLKPLRHDIARMMTRVNELKKK; this is translated from the coding sequence ATGACCAGACTATCGATGAAAACAATCAGAGAATTAAATGAAAAAGATCTTAAAAGTAAAATTCAAGAAACAAGAAGCGAACTTGCAAAACTAAGAGTAGATGGTTCTAAAGGAACATTAAGAAAAGAAAGTGGAAAATTAAAACCATTAAGACACGACATTGCAAGAATGATGACTAGAGTAAATGAGTTGAAAAAGAAATGA
- a CDS encoding 30S ribosomal protein S3: MSAVKNVIKDNYNMMLLKDYLRVAIKDAGFSHAEISKTPMGTRVALHVTRPGIVIGRKGSGIRELTDKLATDFKLKNPQISVVEIAKPELSPSVMCNRMASHLERGTAFRRATMWTLKQIMDNGAMGVQITISGKLRGDRSAFEKHSAGILPRAGHHAEVIVDEDIAHVKTAMGLIGIRIRIAINEKFVPEFELKTQKPKKAKQIKDKDTGKMRDETEVERKARTESEQIAIEEEKMKELETLEEEEAKLL, encoded by the coding sequence ATGTCAGCCGTAAAAAATGTAATTAAAGACAACTACAACATGATGCTTCTCAAAGATTACTTGAGAGTAGCAATTAAAGATGCAGGATTTTCACATGCAGAAATTTCAAAAACACCGATGGGAACAAGAGTAGCCTTACATGTAACACGACCTGGAATAGTTATCGGAAGAAAAGGTTCTGGAATTAGAGAATTAACAGATAAACTTGCAACTGATTTTAAATTAAAAAATCCACAGATATCAGTAGTTGAAATAGCAAAACCAGAGCTATCACCAAGTGTAATGTGCAACAGAATGGCATCACACTTGGAGCGAGGTACAGCATTTAGAAGAGCTACAATGTGGACATTAAAACAAATTATGGATAATGGAGCTATGGGAGTTCAAATTACAATCTCAGGAAAATTACGAGGAGATCGTTCAGCATTTGAAAAACACAGTGCAGGAATTTTACCAAGAGCAGGACACCATGCAGAGGTAATTGTTGATGAGGATATTGCACACGTTAAAACTGCAATGGGATTAATCGGAATTAGAATAAGAATTGCAATTAATGAAAAATTCGTTCCAGAATTCGAATTAAAAACACAAAAACCAAAGAAAGCAAAACAAATCAAAGACAAAGACACTGGAAAGATGAGAGACGAAACAGAGGTAGAACGCAAAGCAAGAACAGAATCTGAACAAATTGCAATTGAAGAAGAAAAGATGAAGGAGCTTGAAACACTAGAGGAAGAGGAGGCAAAACTACTATGA
- a CDS encoding 50S ribosomal protein L22 encodes MGRFKYAFQNFDATKHVRSSLREKDISHKHAREVAVAIKGLSIERARDYLQAVVNKERAIAFRRFNNQVGHRSDPGMMSGRYPQKTVKEFIKVLDNLESNAEYKGMDLDRLKIVNATVHKGVIVKRFIPRAMGRATPKNNVLTHVELVAQEI; translated from the coding sequence ATGGGCAGATTCAAATACGCATTCCAAAATTTTGACGCAACTAAACATGTTCGTTCTTCACTAAGAGAAAAAGACATCTCACATAAACATGCACGTGAAGTAGCAGTTGCAATTAAAGGACTGTCAATTGAAAGAGCCAGAGACTATCTTCAAGCAGTAGTCAATAAAGAAAGAGCAATTGCATTTAGAAGATTCAACAATCAAGTTGGTCATAGATCAGATCCTGGAATGATGTCTGGTCGTTATCCACAAAAAACAGTAAAAGAATTCATCAAGGTATTAGATAATTTAGAATCAAATGCAGAATACAAGGGAATGGATTTAGATAGATTAAAAATTGTAAACGCAACAGTTCACAAAGGCGTGATTGTAAAACGATTTATTCCAAGAGCAATGGGAAGGGCCACTCCAAAAAATAACGTGTTAACACATGTAGAATTGGTGGCACAGGAGATATAA
- a CDS encoding 30S ribosomal protein S19: MIWTIRLHQYKERISKMVKEFLYRGLPKEDLDNMSLEKLFLIFNSRQRRSLTRGITDDKRKLIEEIKSAKAGKTKNPIKTHSRDLIILPYMVGVTVNIFSGKEFTPVLIKTEMIGHYLGEYVITNKRVQHGAPGVGASRSSLYVPLK, from the coding sequence ATAATATGGACAATAAGGCTTCACCAATACAAAGAGAGGATAAGTAAGATGGTCAAAGAATTTCTATATCGAGGATTACCAAAAGAGGATCTAGACAACATGTCACTAGAGAAATTATTTTTAATATTTAATTCCAGACAAAGACGTTCACTTACACGTGGAATTACAGATGACAAGAGAAAACTGATTGAAGAAATAAAATCCGCAAAAGCTGGAAAAACAAAAAATCCAATCAAAACTCATTCTAGAGATTTAATTATTCTACCATATATGGTAGGTGTTACAGTAAATATTTTTTCAGGAAAGGAATTCACTCCAGTTTTAATTAAAACTGAAATGATAGGACATTATCTTGGAGAATATGTCATAACAAACAAAAGAGTTCAACATGGTGCACCGGGTGTCGGCGCATCAAGATCCAGTCTCTACGTACCATTAAAGTGA
- a CDS encoding 50S ribosomal protein L23, with translation MNVDQASKIILKPYITEKTFAMVENESKICFIVERSASKPQIIEAVNALYNQKATQVNTARTIYGKKAFVQFESTEKARDLATKIGML, from the coding sequence ATGAACGTAGATCAAGCAAGCAAAATTATTTTGAAACCATACATTACTGAAAAAACATTTGCGATGGTAGAAAATGAAAGCAAAATTTGCTTTATTGTAGAGAGATCAGCAAGCAAACCACAGATAATTGAAGCTGTAAATGCATTATACAATCAAAAAGCTACTCAAGTAAACACAGCAAGAACAATTTACGGTAAAAAGGCATTTGTTCAATTTGAAAGTACAGAAAAAGCCAGAGACTTGGCCACAAAGATAGGAATGCTATAA
- the rplD gene encoding 50S ribosomal protein L4, producing MKTSLLTIKGTKDSEVELPLIFSTPFRAELIHKAFTNLTSHKFQPQGRHPTAGMDVVARSNDPPTGQHQARIAKMKGGGGGRQGQAGGVASVRGGRQAHPPIVERVIFKKLNKKENKLAFCSAIAATASKDLIKSRGHKIEGIESFPIVVTNDIESISKASDIFKVLEDLKLMKDVERLQARKPRTGKSSLRGRSKKVGKSVLFVTKDASKISKACGALPGVEVRSVKELSVLDLAPGSDPIRLTVYSKAAIEEIAKIKSTHLELMVKVR from the coding sequence ATGAAAACATCATTATTAACAATAAAGGGAACCAAGGATAGCGAAGTTGAATTACCATTAATCTTTTCAACTCCATTTAGGGCTGAACTTATTCACAAGGCATTTACAAATTTGACATCACATAAATTCCAACCACAGGGAAGACATCCAACTGCAGGTATGGATGTAGTGGCAAGATCAAACGATCCACCAACAGGACAACATCAAGCACGTATTGCAAAGATGAAAGGTGGTGGTGGTGGAAGACAAGGTCAAGCAGGTGGTGTTGCTTCAGTAAGAGGTGGCAGACAAGCTCATCCTCCAATAGTTGAAAGAGTAATTTTTAAGAAATTAAACAAGAAAGAAAACAAGCTAGCTTTTTGTTCTGCAATAGCTGCAACTGCTTCAAAAGACTTGATTAAATCAAGGGGCCACAAAATAGAAGGCATTGAATCATTCCCAATTGTTGTAACAAATGACATTGAATCAATTTCAAAAGCAAGCGATATTTTCAAAGTGTTAGAAGATCTAAAATTGATGAAAGACGTAGAAAGACTTCAAGCAAGAAAACCACGTACTGGAAAATCATCACTTAGAGGCAGAAGCAAAAAAGTAGGAAAGAGCGTATTGTTTGTCACAAAAGATGCATCAAAAATTAGCAAAGCATGTGGCGCATTACCAGGAGTTGAGGTAAGATCTGTAAAAGAATTGAGTGTATTAGATTTGGCACCAGGTTCTGATCCAATTAGATTAACAGTGTATTCAAAAGCAGCAATAGAAGAGATTGCAAAGATAAAATCAACACATCTAGAATTAATGGTGAAAGTAAGATGA
- a CDS encoding 50S ribosomal protein L3 — translation MGHRKYAQPRRGSAAYYPRGRAKSMEARIRTWPKNNSDEPKILAHCGFKAGCVQLVTIDDREKTPNAGKQLVSLGTVLVTPPVSILGVRGYSKDHYGLHAEFDVYAKEFPKNISKEINFKNKEGAMENAEKILGRVKEIFAIVAVSPRDAGLEQKKPYIFEALVSGGDIKKQFAHVKELLGKEIKIDQIFETGATIDVAAITKGKGWQGVIQRFGVKKKQHKSRKTVREVASLGPISPASVMYSVPRAGQMGFHQRTEYDKRIMVIGNTENNQIKINPDGGYKHFGLVKGDFIILKGSVPGTYRRLIKLRSQIRNAPVKITKPNILEVVI, via the coding sequence ATGGGTCATCGAAAATACGCGCAACCACGTAGAGGTAGTGCAGCATACTATCCAAGAGGACGTGCCAAAAGTATGGAAGCACGTATCAGAACATGGCCAAAAAACAATTCTGATGAACCAAAAATTTTAGCACATTGCGGTTTCAAAGCAGGCTGTGTTCAACTAGTCACCATTGATGATCGTGAAAAGACTCCAAATGCAGGAAAGCAACTTGTAAGTCTTGGAACAGTGTTAGTAACTCCACCAGTTTCAATATTAGGAGTTAGAGGGTATTCAAAAGATCATTACGGATTACATGCAGAATTTGACGTATATGCAAAAGAATTTCCAAAAAACATATCTAAAGAAATTAATTTTAAAAATAAAGAAGGCGCAATGGAAAATGCAGAAAAAATACTCGGCAGAGTCAAAGAAATTTTTGCAATAGTTGCTGTATCTCCACGTGATGCCGGATTAGAACAAAAAAAGCCGTACATCTTTGAAGCTTTAGTTAGTGGCGGTGACATCAAAAAACAATTTGCACATGTAAAAGAACTATTAGGAAAAGAAATTAAAATTGATCAAATTTTTGAAACAGGAGCAACAATTGATGTTGCAGCAATTACAAAAGGCAAAGGATGGCAAGGAGTCATACAAAGATTTGGGGTAAAGAAAAAACAACACAAGTCAAGAAAGACAGTTAGAGAAGTTGCATCACTAGGTCCAATTTCACCAGCTAGTGTCATGTATTCAGTCCCAAGAGCAGGTCAAATGGGATTTCATCAAAGAACAGAATATGACAAAAGAATAATGGTAATTGGCAATACAGAAAACAATCAAATAAAAATAAATCCAGATGGCGGGTACAAACACTTTGGTTTAGTAAAAGGAGATTTTATTATTCTAAAAGGCTCAGTTCCAGGAACATATAGAAGATTAATCAAGCTAAGAAGTCAGATTAGAAACGCACCAGTGAAAATCACCAAGCCAAATATTTTGGAGGTAGTAATCTAA
- a CDS encoding putative RNA uridine N3 methyltransferase, whose translation MKISVAIPESALSDESLKLDKTRKISVLARACAIFKIDTIYVYQEGNYREDGNLLVTILRYLETPQFLRRRLFPKMNELKFAGVLYPLKIPSHSTPANSKKINVGDVREGVIVSLKGKKFIDVGINELIPFFGKENVGKRATVQFKTGYPDFSVKEIQRNETSLYWGYAVKERASLFSLLTEWQGNIIITSRKGRTATKEQLTKYLSSDLPILVVFGSPEKGVHEILGGKMKNVQNAKTLNFFPNQATETVRLDEALLGTLSIINAYKIG comes from the coding sequence TTGAAAATTTCTGTTGCAATCCCTGAATCAGCATTATCTGATGAATCCTTAAAGCTAGATAAGACACGGAAGATATCGGTACTTGCAAGAGCTTGTGCAATTTTTAAAATAGATACAATTTATGTTTACCAAGAAGGAAATTATAGAGAAGACGGTAATTTACTTGTAACAATTTTAAGATATCTTGAGACTCCTCAATTTTTACGAAGACGATTATTCCCAAAGATGAATGAACTGAAGTTTGCAGGTGTGTTGTATCCGTTAAAAATTCCTAGTCACTCAACACCAGCAAATTCCAAAAAAATTAACGTTGGAGATGTAAGAGAAGGAGTAATAGTAAGTCTAAAGGGTAAAAAATTCATTGATGTTGGAATTAATGAATTAATACCATTTTTTGGAAAAGAAAATGTCGGTAAAAGAGCAACCGTCCAATTCAAGACAGGATATCCAGATTTTTCAGTTAAAGAAATTCAAAGAAATGAAACCTCGTTATACTGGGGTTATGCAGTTAAAGAGAGAGCAAGCTTATTTTCATTGTTAACTGAATGGCAAGGAAACATCATAATTACTTCAAGAAAGGGGAGAACAGCAACAAAAGAACAATTAACAAAATATCTAAGCTCAGATCTTCCTATTTTAGTGGTATTTGGCTCACCTGAAAAAGGAGTTCATGAAATATTGGGAGGTAAAATGAAGAACGTTCAGAATGCAAAAACATTGAATTTCTTTCCAAACCAAGCAACAGAAACTGTACGTCTAGATGAAGCACTTTTAGGAACATTATCAATAATTAATGCATACAAAATAGGGTGA
- a CDS encoding archaeal proteasome endopeptidase complex subunit alpha encodes MLPAQQGYDRAITVFSPDGRLYQVEYAIETVRRGTIAVGIKSKEGIVIAVEEKPRKLQITDVAQKIFQIDDHIGVAAAGYIPDARSQVDNARFFSQSNKMIYDEAVEVETIAKHLADQSQQYTQYAGVRPYGVALILGGVVNNNTQLYLTDPSGTYISYDAIAIGSGSDQVTDFLEKTYNHELSIEDASVLASAAIYLSSEDREGTSHIRMAQIKTKTETFELVSDEQIAKYAKTAKEKYPHEKK; translated from the coding sequence ATGCTTCCTGCACAACAAGGCTACGATAGAGCCATTACAGTATTTTCACCAGACGGCAGGCTATACCAAGTAGAATACGCTATTGAGACTGTACGTAGAGGAACTATCGCAGTTGGAATAAAATCTAAAGAAGGAATCGTAATTGCAGTAGAAGAAAAACCAAGAAAATTACAGATTACAGATGTTGCACAAAAAATATTTCAAATTGATGATCATATAGGAGTAGCAGCAGCAGGATACATTCCAGATGCTAGAAGTCAGGTAGATAATGCCAGATTCTTTTCTCAAAGTAACAAGATGATTTATGATGAAGCTGTTGAAGTTGAAACAATTGCAAAACATTTAGCTGATCAATCTCAACAATATACACAGTATGCAGGTGTAAGACCATATGGTGTTGCATTAATTTTGGGAGGGGTGGTAAATAACAACACACAGCTTTACCTCACAGATCCAAGTGGGACATACATTTCATACGACGCAATTGCAATTGGATCTGGTTCTGATCAAGTAACAGACTTTTTAGAAAAAACATACAATCATGAATTGTCAATAGAAGATGCATCAGTGTTAGCATCTGCAGCAATTTATCTATCTAGTGAAGATAGAGAAGGAACAAGCCATATCAGAATGGCACAGATTAAAACTAAAACAGAGACATTTGAATTAGTCTCAGATGAGCAGATTGCAAAATATGCAAAAACTGCTAAAGAGAAATATCCTCACGAAAAGAAATAA